From Vigna unguiculata cultivar IT97K-499-35 chromosome 5, ASM411807v1, whole genome shotgun sequence, the proteins below share one genomic window:
- the LOC114183450 gene encoding uncharacterized protein LOC114183450, which produces MGTVEAPSKVPSGCSSPSPEIDKNELREALCALKNGASENGVGFIGQGNQGLGDGGGVEVVKDRVSETKFSDEMGFAGRERDDSCQGLADSEMNGVSSLLKMRESGRNLMFSHGGESDSTRKLNTEDGSFEVGMEGGRDLTKSESEDNQMGKTVSVDVSIADISENKDVEMEDLGGEGCGGFSIGDFVWGKVKSHPWWPGRIYDPSDASDLALKLRQKNRLLVAYFGDGTFAWCHPSQLKPFEENIEDMVKQSASRAFINAVQEAVNEVGRLLELKMSFTFAVKETEFTRPLAGNSGVKERILIPENGTEKLSDVLIDPAELLSRLKQIAEIISIANVLELEILKARLSAFYLSRGGYRLPMYQAPQPIPGLEDSIEDNNVGSSEGAVEIPVHGPFEEDYSTVPVSPKSGALNPLGISGNRLNHRIKQKSIAEIMGEDKDVNAKNKERDATEKVTVRRMRKGTEDTIVSKPMQKRKELFPNTDKNMAGAENDGYSWGKEISDDGALAQLKKKKKLFGIGKVSSSASKKETDQEGKAKGSSEKGSLPRERKKSKYLSPPFTIPTREQKKGEIETESPKVSGKDQVSEPMTGASDKLLESPVPWKLNGEPFQEKFSEGLTIEHDLPDSSNYPTSKYDENKTIDTTKVQVPLEEVLREVRCAAINPQTPADTNSLERLADFIFIYRNCIYRQGSNYKVYKKLKPGKKRKKPESDIGILGKDQTQSDHISANKDSEPKKRRRKNETTLGLPKEKQSATPKASKKGTDKNAAGAATLFASFEAGSSLPSKSDLITLYSKFGVLNESETAMFSSDYTAQVFFLKASDAEKALSDSLNMNPFGSSKATFRLQYLSSGSKSEKSKSKASSTKKKDKTPAKPSTSLSTGSEASKLNYIKEKLQSLTSILEASDAKSSDIKTKLESEMKGLLEDVNKMVESSS; this is translated from the coding sequence ATGGGTACCGTGGAGGCTCCATCAAAGGTACCATCTGGGTGTTCATCGCCTTCTCCAGAGATTGACAAGAATGAGCTCAGGGAAGCTCTGTGTGCTTTGAAAAATGGGGCCTCAGAAAACGGGGTTGGTTTCATTGGTCAAGGAAACCAAGGTTTGGGGGATGGTGGGGGTGTTGAAGTGGTGAAGGACAGGGTCTCCGAGACCAAGTTTTCGGATGAGATGGGTTTTGCGGGCAGGGAAAGGGATGATAGCTGTCAAGGTTTGGCTGATTCTGAGATGAATGGGGTCTCCTCTTTGTTGAAAATGAGAGAGAGTGGTAGGAACTTGATGTTTTCTCATGGTGGTGAGAGTGATAGTACTAGGAAGTTGAACACTGAGGATGGTTCTTTTGAGGTTGGAATGGAAGGTGGGAGAGATCTGACCAAAAGTGAGAGTGAGGATAATCAAATGGGGAAAACTGTGTCTGTAGATGTTTCAATTGCTGATATAAGTGAAAACAAGGATGTGGAAATGGAAGATTTGGGTGGTGAAGGATGTGGTGGATTTTCTATTGGAGATTTTGTTTGGGGGAAAGTGAAGAGTCATCCCTGGTGGCCTGGCAGGATTTATGACCCTTCTGATGCTTCTGATTTGGCTTTGAAGCTGAGACAAAAGAATAGACTTCTTGTGGCGTATTTTGGAGATGGAACCTTTGCTTGGTGCCATCCTTCTCAATTGAAGCCATTTGAGGAGAACATTGAGGATATGGTGAAGCAGAGTGCCTCCCGGGCTTTTATCAATGCTGTACAGGAAGCTGTAAATGAGGTTGGAAGGCTTTTGGAATTGAAGATGAGTTTTACATTTGCTGTGAAAGAAACTGAATTTACTCGGCCACTGGCAGGCAATTCTGGTGTCAAAGAGAGAATTCTTATACCTGAAAATGGTACAGAGAAACTTTCCGATGTTCTCATTGATCCGGCAGAATTACTTTCTCGATTGAAACAAATTGCAGAAATTATTTCCATTGCTAATGTTCTGGAGCTGGAAATATTGAAGGCTAGGCTTTCAGCCTTTTATCTATCAAGAGGAGGTTATAGATTACCTATGTATCAGGCACCCCAGCCAATTCCTGGTCTTGAAGATAGTATAGAGGACAATAATGTAGGCAGCAGTGAGGGTGCAGTGGAAATACCTGTCCATGGACCATTTGAAGAGGACTACTCTACCGTGCCAGTGAGCCCAAAATCTGGTGCACTGAATCCACTTGGGATTTCAGGAAATAGGTTGAATCATAGGATTAAGCAGAAAAGCATTGCTGAAATTATGGGAGAGGACAAAGATGTCAATGCCAAGAATAAGGAGCGAGATGCAACTGAAAAAGTGACTGTTCGAAGGATGAGGAAAGGCACTGAGGATACAATAGTATCTAAACCTATGCAGAAGAGAAAAGAGTTGTTCCCAAATACTGATAAAAATATGGCAGGTGCCGAAAATGATGGTTATAGCTGGGGCAAGGAGATCAGTGACGATGGAGCATTAGCGCagttgaaaaagaagaaaaagcttTTTGGTATTGGAAAAGTTAGTAGTAGTGCAAGCAAAAAGGAAACTGATCAAGAAGGGAAGGCCAAAGGAAGCAGTGAGAAGGGTTCTCTGCcaagagaaaggaagaaaagcaAGTACTTGTCCCCTCCTTTCACTATTCCAACCAGAGAACAGAAGAAAGGAGAGATAGAAACAGAATCCCCTAAAGTTTCTGGCAAAGATCAGGTATCAGAGCCAATGACGGGAGCTTCTGACAAACTTCTCGAGTCCCCTGTACCTTGGAAGTTGAATGGTGAGCCATTTCAGGAGAAATTTTCTGAGGGACTTACAATAGAACATGACCTTCCCGATAGCTCAAATTACCCAACATCAAAGTATGATGAGAACAAGACTATTGATACAACAAAAGTCCAGGTTCCATTGGAAGAAGTACTACGTGAAGTTCGTTGTGCAGCTATTAATCCACAAACTCCTGCGGATACCAATTCTCTTGAAAGACTTGccgattttatttttatctacaGAAACTGCATATATCGCCAAGGATCCAACTACAAAGTATACAAGAAGCTTAAACCTGgcaagaagagaaagaagccAGAATCTGATATCGGAATCCTGGGGAAAGATCAAACACAATCTGATCATATATCAGCTAATAAAGATTCAGAGCCAAAGAAACGAAGAAGAAAGAATGAGACAACTTTAGGTTTGCCTAAAGAGAAGCAATCTGCTACACCTAAGGCTAGCAAGAAGGGGACTGATAAAAATGCTGCAGGCGCTGCTACCCTTTTTGCCTCATTTGAGGCAGGATCCTCTCTGCCTTCAAAATCGGATCTTATTACACTGTATAGTAAGTTTGGTGTTCTGAATGAATCAGAAACGGCTATGTTTTCTAGTGATTACACTGCTCAAGTGTTCTTCCTGAAAGCCTCTGATGCTGAAAAGGCCTTAAGCGATTCACTGAACATGAACCCCTTCGGCTCTTCAAAAGCCACTTTCAGACTCCAGTATCTTTCTTCTGGTTCCAAGTCTGAAAAATCCAAGTCCAAAGCTTCTTCAACGAAGAAGAAAGACAAAACTCCAGCCAAGCCATCTACTTCATTGTCAACAGGTAGTGAAGCGTCCAAATTGAACTACATAAAGGAGAAACTTCAGAGTCTCACCTCAATTCTAGAAGCATCGGATGCTAAATCATCTGATATCAAGACAAAATTAGAGAGTGAGATGAAAGGGCTTTTGGAGGATGTGAACAAAATGGTTGAATCTTCTTCCTAA